The genomic segment CGGCTCCGACCCCCATCGACGTGAATGTCGTGCGATTGTCAAAATTGTCGGCCATGTTCATCGACGAGTCGATCGAACCGGTTGTCACCACCGGAATTCAAGACCTGAGCGGCACGATCAAGGGCCTGTCTTCAAAGCAGATCGCAAAGGCGGAGGTGGCGTTGACCGGGACCGTCGACGAAGTGGCACCGCTCAAGATTCAGGGGCAGATCAATCCCCTCAGCGAGGATACGTATACGCACCTGACCTTCCTGTTCAAGGGCGTCGACCTGACGGCCGTGTCGCCCTACGCGGGTAAGTATGTCGGCTATCCGATCACCAAGGGCAAGCTCTCTCTCGATCTGATGTATCAGGTGTCGAAGCAGCAACTGGTAGGGGAGAATAAGGTCCTGGTCGATCAGCTGACCTTCGGAGAGAAAACCGACAGTCCGGATGCCACGAGCCTGCCGGTTCGGCTGGCCGTGGGGTTGTTGAAGGACCGTCGGGGGCGGATCGATATCGATATGCCGGTGCGCGGTGATTTGAACGAGCCGGATTTTCGCTATGGCCGGGTGGTGTTGAATGCGTTGGTCAATCTGATCACCAAAGTGGCGACCTCTCCATTTTCGGCCCTGGGAGGCCTTGTCGGCGGCGGCGGTGAAGACTTGCAGTTCATCGACTTCATGGCCGGCAGCGAGGTGTTGGAGAGTGCAGAACAGCGAAAGATCGA from the Nitrospira sp. genome contains:
- a CDS encoding DUF748 domain-containing protein, translated to APTPIDVNVVRLSKLSAMFIDESIEPVVTTGIQDLSGTIKGLSSKQIAKAEVALTGTVDEVAPLKIQGQINPLSEDTYTHLTFLFKGVDLTAVSPYAGKYVGYPITKGKLSLDLMYQVSKQQLVGENKVLVDQLTFGEKTDSPDATSLPVRLAVGLLKDRRGRIDIDMPVRGDLNEPDFRYGRVVLNALVNLITKVATSPFSALGGLVGGGGEDLQFIDFMAGSEVLESAEQRKIESIAKALQERPALRVDVAGAADPARDREALALQKIGAEVQRRFTQGGTKNLQAVPSPSREFELLSDLYAEKLGKQPMKREELPGGKFVERVMTADELRQQLSPAMTVEDSELRQMGQGRARAIREHLIEQGGLPEDRVFLIDAELAPSEGKQVRVRLNLTGG